A window of Solanum stenotomum isolate F172 chromosome 9, ASM1918654v1, whole genome shotgun sequence genomic DNA:
AAATGGTATATATTAGtcctttttttctcaatttatatggcacaaataaaatttcaagaatcatTCCTAAGCGGTGGATAAACACTTATATTCAAACTATACTTTGTTTTGAAAagaagaattaataaaaaagacAGGAAACTCTGTATGGGTCAATGGCTGATTGTTTCCACGGGGGAGAAGATCAGTCCCCAGATTTttgctatgttgctcggactctccaaacaTGCTGATATGCCCTTATCAGATCCTCGAAAAAGTAACAGTTTTTGGAACATCTGACACACACCCAACAATACTTTTTGAAAAATTCGAAGCAGTCATTAGTTTTTAGCTATGTTGCTCATACCCTCCGTAAATGTTGTCAACACCCTTGTCGGATCATCCAAAATGTATAAGGAGTATCCGAAACACACCTGACAGtatgaagagtccgagcaacataggttttTTTAGTTGACACACTAGTAACCTAGTAGGTAGTGCTTGTATATCAGCAAAATTCTGGCAGCCCCTAACTTCCTGGACACATGAAGAAAGAAGTCATTTTCTTTGTATTCTACTGTAATTCAGCTTGAATTCAATACTTtctttgaataataataatatataaatatcattttttttactcCTAAGTTTTATCAAACACACTAGTAACAACACCAAGAATATTCCTAGTTACAtcttttcttcatttcatttcTAAACTTATGGATAGggaaaatatcattttcctCTTCTTGCTAGTACTAACAGTTTTCACTCTTCAAACTTCCACAGCTTCTCAGATGTTGGTTTCTCGTAGACACCTCGTAGGAGAATGGCGATTGTTGCACAAAAGTATTGGCATAACCGCGATGCATATGCAACTCTTGCATAATAACAAGGTAGTTATATTTGATAGGACGGATTTTGGACGTTCTAACCTCTCCCTTCCAAGAGGGCGTTGTCGTTATAATTCCCATGACTTGGTCCTACACAAAGACTGCTCTGCTCACTCTGTTTTATACCACATTGGTAGCAACACGTTCCGTCCACTAATGGTCCAAACGGATACCTGGTGCTCCTCTGGTGCTGTCCTCCCAAATGGAACGTTAGTACAAACCGGGGATACCATGATGGAGACCATATAATACGTACTATAGCACCTTGCACGGGTGAGAATTGTGATTGGTTTGAGCTTCCCCGGACTTTAATTCAACGAAGATGGTATTCAACTGACCACATCCTTCCTGATGCACGAATAATCGTGATAGGGGGAAGAAAACAGTATAACTATGAGTTCTACCCGAAAAATTACAGAGGTAACTCTGATTTCAGGCTACAATTTCTCAAGAGTACTCGAGACAGGAAAGACGAGAACAACTTGTATCCGTTCGTGTTCTTACTAccagatggaaaccttttaatTTTCGCGAATACACGAGCTATAATTCTTAACTAGAAGAAAAATCAGGTGGTGAGGGAATTGCCTTCCATTCCAGGTGATGAACCTAGGAACTATCCAAGCACTGGCTCAGCAGTCTTACTTCCACTAGACGAAAATCGCCCTATGGAAGCTGAAATCATGGTATGTGGAGGAGCCCCTCGTCGTGCATATGGACTTACAGCTAATATGGTCTACATGAAAGCCCTTTCAAGTTGTGGACGAATCAGTGTCAGCGATGATCATGGTAGATGGAAAATGGAGACAATGCCAACGCCACGAGTCATGAGTGATATGTTAATACTACCCAATGGGGATATTCTCATCATAAATGGTGCATCAAGGGGAACAGCAGGCTGGGATAACGCGCGTTCCCCTGTCACTAGGCCAGTGATTTATCGGCCTAACATGAGGAGATACAACAGGTTTTCGATCATGAAAGCATCTTCAAGACCCCGGCTTTACCATTCCTCAGCCATTTTGATGACCGATGGACGGGTTCTAGTAGGAGGAAGCAATCCACAGGAAAACTACAACTTCACTGGTGTGGAATTCCCAACTGATCTAAGCTTGGAAGCCTTCTACCCGCCTTTCTTAGCCCGAAAACACAAGCATCTAAAACCAACAGTCCTCTCTATGGATGGAATCATAtacaaaaaatcattttccgCGACTTTCACAGTGCCTAGATTCTTGAGAATGGGGACTGTTTCAATCAGGATCACCGCGCCTTCATTCACCACACATTCTTTTTCGATGAACCAACGAATGGTGGTGTTGAAGGGAGTCGTGGTTGTTGCAGTATCCGCTAATACTTATAAATTCACAGCATTTGGTCCATCAACTAAAGAAATTGCACCACCAGGATACTATTTGCTCTTTGTAGTACATGCTGGCATACCAAGCTCTGGTATGTGGGTGAAAATCCAGGGTAGTACTTGTAGTACACAAACAAGTGTGATAACAAACAGTGACGGAACCAGAATTTTATACAAGTTGAAACGTATGACCTAAAGCAACTTTTGAAACCCCTTTATCATTTTACAAGAATTTTCCTTGTGTCAAAGGAATTCAACAacttatatataactaaaaaaaaactcgTTTTAACAATTTTCTAGCAAAGGGGATTTATTGAATCCCGTTTGTTCAAAGCTAGGTACGCAACCGTTCATAGATTACTTACATTTGTTAAAAACAAGGTCAAGTACATCAACAACCCCTTAGACTTgtcaataaatttcaaatatacatGCATAGGAAACtgacctattgaacacctacaTGTTAGTAAAGAAAATGTGTCTATTAAACACTTCACTAAAATTCAGTTAGAAAAACAAGACGTATAACATATAATAATGGCTTTAACATggcaaaataacaaataaatttcatttctttttttagaatatatagGGGAAATGTGACTTTTTTTCTTGGTTATATAACTGAATAATTAGATGTTCAACTATGCTTGCTTATTTGTTTTGGTTGtagaaaatatttgaccaaGTTTTATGGGGAATTTGTTTATGTGACAAAGAGTCTCCTCCTCCTAAAAGGAGACCAATCACATAAAGTTTATGTAACAAGAAATCATATAGTTCATGCTTATGTTTAGACGCATAGTCAGaaattgaattttatgaatttgaatttaatattgAATTCATAACTCATTTTAATAATGAATTTGCGATTAAAGTaagagttgtttttttttaaaaaaataataataatttgtgaACCACTATCAAATGAAACTAAAGGGCTGACAATGTAATTTACTATAGGTATATTAGATtaaaaagtaaacaaataacAGAACACGTAATCATCAAAGAAAATCCAAGGGATCCACGTGATATACccataaacaaatatatttttttcgtttCGTTTGATGTGAtactatttaaaatttaataaaaattatatNtttatcccaaaatgtaacgaagggtataaatggtctatttcatatagttcggggccaattttgacccttttccgtaaaaaaaattgtgaaccACTATCAAATGAAACTAAAGGGGTGACAATGTAATTTACTATAGGTATATTAGATtaaaaagtaaacaaataatAGAACACGTAATCATCAAAGAAAATCCAAGGGATCCACGTGATATACccataaacaaatatatttttttcgtttCGTTTGATGTGAtactatttaaaatttaataaaaattatataatatcaAAAGAGATTTacgttttttaaatttttttaaatatataatatcaaaattttaataaatttatatagttGTAAGGTGATCGAATTGATTGAACATGtaatttttatcaaataagtttGAAATCTCCCCCTCCCCGCTCGCTAACCTCGCTTTATGCTTCTTCGATCGAGCTTGTCATACGAAATTTGACTAGTGAAATTTACCTCTCCTATATAATCTAGGACCTATTAAATATAACAGAAATACATATAACAATactgtaattaaatattaaatagtttaaaataaaactttttaatAAACTTAAGAGAAATCAACGTCATGAGCACGTGTCAAAGTATATCTAAATCAAAAAAACCTCAATTATTGCAATTCTAGTCCAAATTAAACTCATAAAAGGATACGGATAAATCACAATTAGTTCCCTTTTCAATTAAAAAGTAGGctaaaatattaagtttttttgtactatatataCACTCTGTTGCGTGCATAGAATTGTGTGAAGCTAGAGTTTTTCTGAACCCATCTCAGATTTTGCACTGGTAAGCCTTTTCCCTCTTTAATCTTTCTTGTTTTTGCAGATTACATGTCGGGTTTtcttaaaattgataaaaaataaatggagctttttggtgatttttgatcTGTTATGGATGTAAAGTTATGATCTTTGGGGTATTTTTGTTGAGATCCGTGAAGGGTAAGAGCTGAATTTTGTTTCTGGTGATGATCTTTTGGTTACATGAGATTGGTGACATTGTAGATTAGTGATGGTATAAGTTGcttaaaaatttattgattagattatctttcttcttcttttttttcgatttttacATGGATATGGGTGTTGGTTCtgattataagtttttttttctatatggAGATTAAAAAGGGGGGTGGGGGTGTTAGTATTGGCTATATAGTGATGATAATTGTGTCATGATATATGGTGATTATTTAACTATTGGCTAATGTTTTGTGATTAATGGTGTTGCTAAAAATTGGagctttttcctcttctttttttttaaaaaaaaattgattggttATGAGTGTAAAGTTTTGATCTTTGAAGTATTTTTGTTGAGATCTACTCCAGGATGGGGTGTGGAGGCTTGAGTAGTTAATGGGATTTGAGAACTCTTTTAATTACAgattttactttaattaatgGAGTTGTTTATCTTCTTGTGCATTGCAGGTTTGACAAAGATGAGAGAAAGGAATGTTGGGAAGTGTTTGTTATTCCTTCTTTGTTTGAATGTTGTCTCAAGTGTAGTGGTAAGCAAATCTCCGGTTCTGCGCCTTTGGTCATCTCCCTTagtatgattttcatgagtatacatatatataaccAGATTTCTAATTGTGACTAATGCATATCTTTTTGAgttctttaatatttgtttttcaattatgttgtttcttcttatattatgaaaaagtatatatatCTCATTATGTACGTCGGTGTCATCCCAAATGCAGATTGCTGCTGCTCCACCAACTTGTCCAGCTGATACTGGCGGTGATTGTGGGAGTGATTCAGGTGAATGGGAAGGGGAGTTCTTCCCTGGAATTCCAAAAATTAAGTATGAGGTAATAATACTAATATACACCCATTAGTTACAGAAATTTGAAGTATTGAACTTGTTGGTGAATTGGGATATGCTATTTGACTGAATTTTAATTGCTAATTTTAGGGTCCTTCTAGTAAGAACCCGCTTTCCTTTAAATGGTACAATGCCGAGGAGGAGATTCTTGGGGAAAAGATGAAGGTTAGTTGTGATCACTTGTTTTTGGGATTCTTGGCAAAAACTATGTGATTTTGTACTTATAAATAGTTATAATTCTTTGTTTGATATAGGATTGGATGAGATTTAGTGTAGCATTTTGGCATACATTTCGTGGCACAGGAGCTGATCCATTTGGTGCTCCTACAAAGACGTGGCCATGGGAAGATGGTACCAATTCCCTGGCTATGGCCAAGAGAAGACGTGAGTTCATAGATTACTATGTCTTCCAATTTAGATGCAACTCTAATTTCTAAGTAGCTTTTGAATAGGACTTATTTCTCACGCTATTACTAATTTACAGTGAGAGCAAACTTTGAATTCCTGGAGAAACTTGGAGTAGAAAGATGGTGCTTTCACGATAGGGACATTGCTCCGGAGGGCAAGACCCTTGAGGTAAATTTGACAGAATGCTAAGCTTCTAGAGCTTTTATTCTGCATCCCCATCCCAATAATAAAGTGGATTGGCGAAGCTCATGTCTGATTGTTGAATCAGCTGTGTTTAATCCCAGCTCCGTCTCTTGTGAGCATAAAATCTTTGTTATCCCGAAGAATTTGACATTAACTCAAAATATATGGTTTGTGTTATAGGAAACAAATGCAAACTTGGATGAAGTGGTGGCTCTTGCCAAAGAGCTTCAGGTAATAATTAGTTATTAGTTTGATGAACAATTAAGTTGTAAACCAAGTGTCATAACTTTTTCCGACAGAACATGAATTTTCCTTCTGCTCTCTCACATTTCCTGATGCCTTCTTAAACTAATACCAGTTTTACTAGTTCATCTCGTCATGTTTTGTCAAATGGTTCTCCTAAGAACCATGTAAGGCTCAATTATGATTTGTCTTGAATACTTCCCTCTATGTGGATTTTACAGGGAGATAAAATTCATCTTTTGTGGGGTACAGCTCAATTGTTCCTCCAGCCTCGCTACATGCATGGTGCTGCTACTAGGTATGCGTTCATACAGAATTGCCTTTGATTCACCCTGTATAAGAAAAGTGTGCTCATGCTCGGAAAATGTGGAATTGCAGCTCCGAATTAGGTGTATATGCATATGCTGCTGCTCAGGTCAAGAAAGCCATGGAGGTACAAACTTCTGCTTTCCTCTTTATGTGACTTTATATAATGAGATCAGACTATTGAACGAGAACTCTGATTACTTCAACAAATACAGTACTTGAAGTAGGATTTGCTTGAACAGTACCTTTGCGTGTGTTTCATTTTCAGGTTACACATCATCTTGGGGGAGAAAATTATGTCTTTTGGGGTGGTCGAGAAGGCTACCAGAGCCTCCTAAACACAGATATGGAAAGAGAACTTAACCATATGGTAAGATTGTCACCTTAATACATATCAGCAAAATTCAGATATGTTAATTTCACAATTAACAGATTTTCTCTTGTAAACAAGTTAAAAACCCATCCTATGCCATTATCCCATCATTCTTTGTGGGCTTTGAGGGTGTTTGTGGCCCAATTCAGAAGAGAGTATCCGCTACtgaatttgtttattttgtttaagATTGCTTACTGTACTGAGAAATGTGATTTTTAACTCATTGCAGGCAAGGTTCATGGAAGCTGCTGTTGCTTACAAAAAGAAGATTGGCTTCAATGGTATTTCAACTTAACAACCTGTTCTAATATTGTAGAATTTAATTTTCTACCATGGAGCTCAAAGTTTTAATAGAAGTGTAAAAAACTCTGATTTGACATCTTGTGTAGCTCGCCAATCTTATTAGTTTGTAAGTTAACCTGTTATTTGATTTGATTCCAGGAACATTACTAATTGAACCAAAGCCTCAGGAGCCAACAAAACACCAGTATGTTTTACTTTATGTGATGCATGCTGAGAATGTGATCTCCTAAATATTTGCCTAAATTACTTGTTATATTAATCTAGGTATGACTGGGATGCTGCAACTTCTGCTAATTTCTTACGCAAATATGGGCTTATAGGTATTTAATTCACTCTTCATTTCCTTCATAGTGCATTCTCAAAGAAGTGGCATGGGAGCTTTGTTATTACATTTTCGAATAAGAGGGGATCATAATGATTTTCATTTGTGTTTTCTGCAGGAGAGTTCAAATTAAACATCGAGTGCAACCATGCCACTTTGGCTGGTCACAGGTTTGTGGTTTTTCAGTGCGAAATTAAGTATGCCTGTCTTTTGCACCTTATTAAATCAAACTCGTGTTTCGTAGCTGCCATCATGAGCTTGAAACAGCAAGAATTAACGGTTTGCTGGGCAACATTGACGCAAATTCTGGCGATCCCCAGATTGGTATGTTACATGAAAATATGAGAATACTTATTAAACATGTCAATGTTTTCCCTTGTTATTGCTATAATACCACGAGACTTGAAGATATGAAAGCTTATCCATAATGCAGGTTGGGACACAGATCAGTTTTTGATGGATGTCGCTGAGGCAACATTGGTGATGCAAACCGTTATTAAAAATGTCCGTGATTAGACATATCCTTTTTAATTGCTAGAAAACTGAAAAGTGTGAATCAGTCAAAAGTCACtaaattcttaatttttaacGCTGATCTTTTGTTTGAACAGGGAGGATTGGCACCAGGAGGATTCAACTTTGATGCAAAATTGTTAGTTCCATACTCTGCTATTACCTTTTGTTTTCCATCACGA
This region includes:
- the LOC125877818 gene encoding xylose isomerase, with product MRERNVGKCLLFLLCLNVVSSVVIAAAPPTCPADTGGDCGSDSGEWEGEFFPGIPKIKYEGPSSKNPLSFKWYNAEEEILGEKMKDWMRFSVAFWHTFRGTGADPFGAPTKTWPWEDGTNSLAMAKRRLRANFEFLEKLGVERWCFHDRDIAPEGKTLEETNANLDEVVALAKELQGDKIHLLWGTAQLFLQPRYMHGAATSSELGVYAYAAAQVKKAMEVTHHLGGENYVFWGGREGYQSLLNTDMERELNHMARFMEAAVAYKKKIGFNGTLLIEPKPQEPTKHQYDWDAATSANFLRKYGLIGEFKLNIECNHATLAGHSCHHELETARINGLLGNIDANSGDPQIGWDTDQFLMDVAEATLVMQTVIKNGGLAPGGFNFDAKLRRESTDVEDLFIAHIAGMDTLARGLRNAAKLIEDGSLSDLVRKRYQSFDSELGAAIESGKADFELLEKKALEWGEPKVPSGKQELAEMIFQSAL